Below is a window of Desulfobacterales bacterium DNA.
AAGCCCGACAATTTAATAGTTGCTGGCAGCTCTGATAATTATCCTAATTTTTTAAAATCCTATGAATCGTTTAAAATAGGCTTAATTGATGTTGAGACATCGGTTGATTTTACACCTAATGATAATTATATACTTCAGCCTATTTTAGCTGGGACTCCCTTTTATGCAACCCCTTCTCATTTTATGTTAAACAAACAGATACAATATGTTTTTAAAGATTTAAAACGCATTTTTTATTTGCAGGATTGCTTTGCTATCCTTATTATGATGTATAAGATAGTAACAGGCGAAAGATTATTTGAAGATTCAGCGAGACTTTTATTCAGTATAAGAAGTATGATACAGGAAAAATCTGACGAACAAGGTGACGAACTTGTAAAGTTTATCAAGAATGTTAGTAAAATGTATTGGTGTAGTGTTGTTGTTGAATTTAGTAGAAAGATGAATGAAAAACAACAGGATCTCAACGCGGTATATGCTTTTATTCCTGATAGCGCTAAAGATATTTTTATAGGTGAGTTTACAAGAGAGAAAAAAAGAATTGAAAAGTTTATCTCGTCTTATGTAGAAAACCATAAGTTCTCAATCGATAATACTAAACTTGAACACCTTATTAATGCTTCGCCTGAAAGCCTTATGAAAATAATAACAAAATTAGAAAATGCTTTAAAATTAGGTAAAATGCAGACAGATAAAAATCAGCAGATACTTTATCTTGTTCAGTTTTTAGAAAAATATAAAATTCAAATAAAAAAACTGGAAGATTTTATTCATATGTTTAACCAAATTGAAACTAAACTTGAAATTTATTCAATAATAGAAATTCTGTTTAATATAGTAAAGAATTCAATGTATTTAGAAGAATGGGGAGATCTTTTTTCCCCCCATGATGAAGTAATAACTCAAGGGGATCTTGTTGATGAAAGCTTGTATGAGGCTACTTTATAGATTTGAATAATTAGAAAGTAAATATTTCTTAATTTTTAATAAAACATACTAATTTTGGAAAGGCAATTTTTTAATATGGAACTTGGTGTCGGTGGTAAAATTCACGGAATAGGTCTTAGTTCTTTTCTTCAAATGGTTCAGATGGAAAAAACTTCTTGCACCTTAAAAGTAAGTTCACATAATAACATAGGTCGATTATATTTGTTAGATGGAAACTTAATTGATGCCGAAACAAATACAAAGAAAGAGCTTGATGCTGCGTATGATATTATAGGATGGGAAGATAGTTTAATTGAAATAGAAAATCATCAAAAAGATCGAAAAAAGGTAATAAATATACCTTTAATGTCTTTATTAATGGAAGGTTTAAGACGAAAAGATGAAAAAAAGCCAGAGCCTGAAAACGATAGTCAAGAAGAAAAAGAACCTGAATTAGAATTTGATTTAGATCCGAATCTTACTATAGATGATTATGAAGATGATGACGATTTTGATCTTTTTGATATTAATAAAGATACATCGATTCATGCAAAAGATATTGGAAAAGAAGGGGAAACAAAAAAAGAACTATATTTAATTGAAAAAAATTTAACTAAAAAGAATTACTGGTTAGTAATTGAACATGCAAAAAAATTGGGGGTGATTGATAATACACTATCTAAAGAGACTAAAGATTTAATTGAAAAAGCTGAAGCCCAGAGGCGAGATAGATTTTTGCTTTATTACAAAAAAATTTCTACAGGACAAGATCCAATTGTAGGCACTCAGCTTCGTAAGATTGCAAATAAAATTATAGATCAATTAAAGAATTCAGATTTTAAGAAAGCTAGAGTAATATTAGATTCCCTTGACCTTCCACGTTCGAGCATTGTTAAATTAGCTATTCAAAAAATATTTAGAGATTCAGAAGATGAGCAGGATTTAATCGATATAATTTCTCAGGAATGTTCAAAAATTGTCAACTCTATAGAAGAAATTAAAAATTTAAGAAAACTTAAAGAAAAAGATTTATCGAGCCTAATGAATAATATAGTTACTCTCATGTGGGAGGATGTTGTAAAAAAACATATGATAGGATCATGGGCAACTATATCCCACGGATGTGAATCTATGGAGGATAGCGAATATAATAAAGTTGTTGAAGCGGCATTTGAGCAACTTAAAAATACAGATTCCAAGTCAATTCGTCAGGGGTTAGACGGACTTGGTCTTCAGAGAGCAAGTTTATTAAGAATGAGTTTACAGAGAATTTCCCGGAATTCAATGGATATTAAAGAATTAAAAAATACCACTAAAGAAGAAGCTGGTATTCTTTCCAATTCCGAAGAACTGGAGGCTCTCTGGAAATTAAAAGAAAAAGATAAAACTCCTTTTATTAGCAATATTATTTATATCTTATGGGAAGAAGTAACTAAACGACACATGGAAAAATCATGGGAAATTCTATATAACTAATAGATATTATGGCCTTACCGCTTGAACTGCCCCGCATTCAGAAGAATTAAATTGCTCCCTTACCCAATTATTTTCTACTTTTTTTAATACATCAACTACTTCATATTTCCACCCATCTGCAAATCTCATAAAATTATTTGATGTCCAATACCATTTTTCGTTTCTTACAGGTAATTCTAAATTGTTATTCAATACCCCTTTAAGTTCATTTATGTTTGGAATTCGCCAATCAGTATATCCTCCTATATTTAGGCTTTTAATATATGCTTGTGCGTCTTTATAATTAATGCATTTTCCAAGTTCTAAGCTTGAATCTAAAATATACCACATAAGTCCTGTTTTTTTATCAGTAAGAATACTGTCGTTGTTTTCAATAAAACGGTTTTCAAAGCTTTTTTTTATGGCAGCTCTTACTTTTTCTTTAGCTTGTTCTCTTCTTTTCAATTCTTCGTTTGCGGCAATAATTTCTAAGTGCTTATTGATTTTTTCCGTTATTGGTGATTTAGAATAAGCCTGTAAATAATCTGTAAATACTTGTTTTGCAGATTTATAATCTGTTCCAAATCCTTCAGCTTTTTCGACGAGTCCTTCAAATATTTTTCTGTATTTTAGCCGTTCATAATAGATGTTTTGAGATTCAAATAATTCAATGCATCTTTTGTTATTAACATATATATCTATATAATTTTGAGATATTTCTATACATTTTTCCCATTCTTCGGTTTTTCCATATTCTTCTATTTTGTTTTTTACGAAGATGTAATATTCTTCGTTCATGTTGTAGATTAGCTGATTAATTTCGTTTTTATATTTCCCATTAGGATGTTTAGTTAAATAATCAAAATAGCTTTTAATTTTTATATCAGGCTCAATTGTTGTTAATTCCTTTGCGATTGTAAAATCTCTTTTATCTATTAAGACGGCAACTTCATCAATCTTTGTTTTTATTTTAGCAATATATGGACTGTTAGGATATTTATTGCTAAATTCATGAAGTGGTTTATAAGCTGTTTCATATTGATTATTTTTTATATCATTTTCAGCTTTTTCAAAATATTCTTTAAAATCTCTGTCTTCTATATTTTTAGTTATTTGATTTATTTTTTCTTTAGCATTAATTGTATAGTCGCTTTGTTCATGGGAATTAATATAATCTTGAAGAAGTTTTTGTTTAACCTCTAAGTCTGGTTTTTTATCCACGGTTAAGATAAGGTTTTTATATTCGGCATCCATTTGTTTCTTATTAAGATAATAGGATACTCCAACGTAAGCAAGACCTCCAACAAAGGATAATAGAAAAGCAATATAAAAAAATATCTTGAGAATTTTTTGTATATTTACTCCTATTTTTGTGTCTTGTATATCTGAAATAATTTCCCAACCTTTTTGTTTTGCATAATCTATTATGTAATCTTTAGCTTCTTCTTCGTCCATTCCAAGTTCAAGACCAGTTTTTATAAGTTCGCTCAGATATTCCGATCTTATTTTTCCATCCATTCCTGCTACATCAATTACTGTATTTAATTCTGTATAATGATATGAGGCTATAGTAATATCATAGGAAGCTTTTGTTTCTTCAGATTTGAATATCGCTATGCAATGACCAGCCAAAATCCCACTCGCAGTTATATTGGCATCTTTGCTTCGTACTTTAAGTATTTCAGATTCCCTTTCTTTTGAAGCCCTTTGGAGTATTTCAATAGATGAAGATGGAGACATATCAAGAAAATCATAAAGGGAAGCTTTTCCAATAATTCTTAAATTTTCGCTAATACCTTTTTCAAGAGCTTTATCAAGGGGTTTTACTTTACTGGAGATGCCTTTAGCTGTTTTTTCTATTGGACAAGTAACTCTAGATCGAACCTCTTCTTCAGAAATAATGTGAAGCTTAGCAAGTCTAACTATTTCATCTTCAGTAATATAGCCTTTACTCATTTTGAGAGCGAGCTGCTTGTCCATTTCTAATAGTTTTTCTTGCTTCTTTTGTTCAATTCTATCTCGAATATCATTTTCAGGAAGAGAATGGATTTTTGCAAGTTGTGCTATCTCTTCGTTCGTTATAAAGCCTTTGCTTAATGTAATTTTAAGATGCTTATCGAGCTCAATAACTTTTCCCTTTTCTTTTTCAGCGAGTATTTTTTTTGCATCGCGAGCTTCCTTTGCTCTAAGTTCAGCATCACTCATTACTTTTTTTATTTCTGGAAGCAAACCAATATATTGTTTTGCTTGAAGAGCTTTTGTTGGATGATTACGAAATCTACTCCATTCACTTTGTTTCTTCTTGATCGCAGTAACAATTACTGTTGGGTTATTCTCAGGCGGATCAATAGAAAGTTCTAAAAGAATATAAAAATTATCTCTATCCATATTATTGACCAAATAAATTCAAGTTTAAAATTAACAAGTTTAAAATTAATGAATTACAATGCTTTGGCATCTTACTTTTGCTTCTTCAAGTTCTTTTCCGCTAATAACTGAAGTTGTTTCAATGACAGCATTAACTGAGCGCGATTCAGTTCCTTCAACAGCAGTTATCTGTAAGCGGCCTTCTTTATTAAGTTTGAAATAAATATCTATCGGCATATCAGCGGGAAGACTTGGAGGCAAAGACAAAATAGCTGTTCCAATTTCTACAGCATTCTTAATGTCTATTTTTTGTTCGCTTATTTCGTCTTCCATAATCCTTATAAGAACTGTGTCTTGATTAGCTACACCTGTATGGAAAGTTTTTTTGCATTCAGCAGGAACAGATGTATTTTTTAGTATAAGGTTAAAAATTATGTCAATATTTTGAGGATTACGAACAACTACCCCAAAACTTTTGCTTGTTACATCTTTGATTTTAATGTTAGCTCTTTCTACTGCTGCGAGAGTATATCCTGTTTCTGAAGCTATTTCTTTTGCGACTTCTTTTACTCTAGTAGCGGTAACCGATTCAAGGTCAATTTCATTAGTTTTTTTCGATGTTTTTTCAGCGAGTTTTTTTATCATACCATCATTTAAGGACAGCTTCCATCCGTAAATAGCAGCTCCTTTTGCTACTGCTCCATCAGGGTCAAACATTTTGGGATCCATTCCAAATTCTTGTTTTATCCTTAATGGAACTTGAGGCATACGGGTAGATCCTCCAACAAGAATTATTTCATCAAATGTATTATAACCTTTCTTTTTTGCTTCATCAAGCATATCGTGTGTAAAAGCGATAGTTCTTTCAAGAAGGTCTCTTGTAACTTCTTCAAACTTTTCCCTTGTTAAATCGACTTTAACTCTTTCACCTCCATGGGTAACTGATACAGTAGTTCTATCTCTCTGGCTTAAAACTTTTTTTGATTTTTCAGCGGAAAGCTGTAGGTCTTGGCATGTATCAGGATCATCTAATATATCTTCATCAGTATTTGTAAGTCTTTGAAACTCTTGAACAAAAGAAGCTACAATCCTGTCGTCCCAGTCTTTGCCGCCTAAATTATGATCTCCTCCAGTACAGATAACTTCAATTGAATCGGGCTGAATTTCAATAAGGGTAATATCAAAAGTACCGCCTCCGAGATCATACACTAAAACGACTTTTCTTTCGTTTGATTCTACTGTTCCATAAGCAATAGCCGCCGCTGTAGGCTCATTAATTATTTGACGAACATTATACCCTGCAATTTCTCCAGCCATTCTGGTAGATTCTCTTTCATTGATTCCAAAATATGCGGGGCAGGTAATAACTATATCCGTTATTTTCTCATTAAGATATTGTTCAGCATCAATAATAACTTTTTTTATAATGTATGAAGAAATTTCTTCAGGCTTATAATATTTATTGTTATATTCAAATATGTAATTCGGATCCCCCATGGAACGTTTAATATAACTTACCACTTCTTCTGGATATAATTTAGAACTTTCTTTAGCCACATCTCCAACAACAACCGTGTCTCCATCAAAAAAAACTACAGACGGAGTAACGGGCTGATTTTCTGCATTCGGAATTATTACAGCTTTTCCGAAGTCGTCAACATAAGCTATAGATGAATAGGTTGTTCCTAAATCAATCCCATAAATTGTTTTCATTGTTTTGCTCATAGCAAATCCTCTCTTTCATGATGCTTATTTTTTTTAAATTTCTTTATCTTTATATTGATAAACCGCAACCATTTCAGGCCGAATAACTTTTCCTTCCCATTCATAACCCGGACGCAAACTTTCAGCAATAGTTTTATCTTTTAATTTATCATCTATTTCAATTTTTTTTAGAATTCTTTGTTTGCTTGCATCAAAGTTGCCCTCTGATATAAAAGATTCGACTCCAAGCCATGAAATTATGTTTTCAAGATCAGGAGGGATAGATTCAACAAAGCTAAGTAATTTAATTGATTCTTCAGGAGTTGCTTCATGATCCTTATAATAGCTAATCATTTTTCTAATATCATCAATAATTTTAATCAAGTCTAATATTGTACTTTTAAAATGAGATTTTACAAGATTATTTTTATAATCTTGTAGTTCTTTGTGAAGGTCGTCAATTATCTTATCTTTATGGGCATCATATTTAATTTTATCATTAAATTCACTGATTACCTGATTTATCTGTGTATTGAATTGATCATTTAGACTATCAAGTTTGTCCATAATAATTACAATATCTTCATTGTTTTTTTGAGCTAATTCTTCATATGGCACAGCGAAACTTTCTTCATAAGCGGCTCTACCTGAACTTGACCTGTCTTCGGAAAGTTCAGAGTTATCATCAGGTATTGTTACATCTTGTTTTTCTTCAATATCATCTGCGGTCACTTCTTTAATATCACTCATTTTAATACTCCTTATCAATAAATATTTTTATTATTTTTCAGGAATAAGTCCTGAAATTTTGTAATTAAATTCATAGGATAAAAAATTATTCCATTCACTATCAAAAATAGTTTTTATCCTTGTTCCATCTTGAGGCCCTACTGGTTTTCCGTAGGAAAAAAACCAATTAATGATAGGCTGTCCAGTAAAGTTAAATATGATCCAATATTTTCCAGGAGATATCAAGACTTTTGATTGAGTAAAATCAAAATCAACCCATGAATAACCAGCAGCATATTTCATATCATCAACAAAAATTATGTCACTTGTAGCTACATATTTTGATAGCTTATTTTTCTCATCTCCAATAAGTTCGACCCATAACTGGCCGTTTCCTCCAAATTTATGGAGGGCGAGTCCGATTTTTTCTAAAAGCATAGGCTTTTTTAATACAAATACTTGAGCATACTGCCGACCTTGGGTTGTAACATATTCAGCAGTTTCCACCATAAAATTTTTTTTCATCTCCATTGAGCCCTCATCTCCTTCTTTAATAGAGCCTTGAGCAAGAAGAAAATTAAAATTTTCTGGAAAGTCTAAATTTCCAAAAATATATTTTGACGTATATTTTAGTTCCTTAAGGGTTTGTTCAGGTATTATTTCTGGTAATTCCACAGGAGGCTTTATGGGTATTTTTTCAAAAGCAACTTCCATTTTTGGGGACAAAAGCATACCTTTTGGACCATAATTCATTCTTTCAGCGGATAAATGTACTTCATCAGAAAAAAAATTAGATGCTATGATTTCTTCAAATTTTGGCTTTTCAGTAGAACCTTTAGGTTGAGTCCATCTTAATAATCCGTCTTGGCAGGTTTCATTATTATCTAATCCAGTTTCTATTCTTATGAATCGGTTACTTACAAAAAAATTAGTGCTTTGGGGGTCAAAAGGAACCCATCCATAATCAGGAAAATAAACTTCAATCCAGGAATGACGGCCTTCAGCAAGCTTGACAGTGAGTTTTGAGTCTTGTAAAACTATTTCGTAAGGTTCTTTTAATGTCACTCCATTTACAATTTTAGCTGGAATACCGACTGATCTCATTAAAGCGGCAGCAAGGTGGGAATAATTCTGGCAATTGCCTTTACCATTCTTAAGAGAATACATTGCATCATAACTTTCTGGGTTAAGTACATAATGCATATGATCAATTACCCATGTTAGAATTTTTTGAACAGCATCAAACTGATTTTTTGCACCATTTGTTATTTCTTCAGCTTTAGCATGGATTTCATCATTTGTAGAAGGCACTTGTTCTGTTGATGAAAGATACAGTTTTATATCATCAGGTAATTTATCAAGGGGAAAGGTAGCTTTAGATTCTATAGGTTTTAAAATAAGTTTATTCTCAATATTAATCTTTACTGACGCTGATATAGTTTGATTAGGGGATAAAAAATTTACTTCAATTATTTTATTACCATGCCGATCAATTTTTTCTTCTTTTTTTGAAGGCTCTGGAGAGAAAATAAAATCTGATTTTTTAATGTTTTGTTTAAAGGTTGGTGAATCAAAAGATTGTGGAACAACATAGCTTAAACTAATTTTTTTTGTTTGTTTTGCCGGAATTATTTTTTGAGTCATTTCATAATTAATGTTAGATTTTTGCTCACCATTTACAATATAATTTTCAGCAAATGTAAAAATTGGTAAACTACATAATAAAACGATATAAAAAATTATTTTTTTCATCTTAGTGTTTCCTGAAAAATTACTAATTAAAAGTTATTCTTTCGCTTATCAAAAAAAGGTAAAAGATTTCAATCTTTATTTTATATAAAAACTTAAATGTTGAAGAGAATTATTTACCTTTTTTATGATTTAATAAGCAAGTTTTGATTATTAACTGACATACTATTCAGATATTTAAGGCTAAATTAAAGGTAATTTAAATTATAAATACAAAAAAATAGAAATTATATGTCATTTTATATTGTCTGAGTCAAAATTTTAAAAATAATTATACTTTTTTTTATTTGCGATTATTTAATTCTCTGTTAGTATATGCAAAATTTAAAGGTTTTAACACTACAAAACATTTATTATAAAATTATTATTATTATGATTTTAAAATTAATTATAATTCTCGTTTTTGTTATTCTTTTTCTATATATTTTAATTCTAAATAATAGGAACAAAAAAGTTATAGACAAATATACTTTTACAATTAATGAAAAGGAAAAAATATTTACTTCACTCATCAACATAATATCTGATTTCATTATAGTTAAAGATGGAGAAGGAAGATGGCTATATACTAATTCTTTTACTCAAAAATTATTTTCAATTGAAAACATAGATTTTAACGGCAAGAATAACATTGAGTTTATGAAAGTGGCTCCTTTAATATATAATGATTCCCTTTTATATAGTAGCCTTACTGATGAGCAAGCTTGGAGTAGGGAAACTTTATGTAGATTTGAGGAAAAAATACCTTCTAAAGATAATAAAGTGTTTATTTACGATATTTTGAAATCACCTTTATTTCATGAAGATGGAAGCCGGAATGTTATTATAATTTGGGGTAGGGATATTACATCACTAAAACAGGTTGAACAAGAGCTTAATACAGCAAAAGAAAAAGCACAGGAGTCAGTAATAACAAAAAATCATTTTTTGGGAAATATTAGTCACGAAGTCAGAACTCCAATGAATGCAATAATAGGACTTACAGATCTCTGTTTAAAGACA
It encodes the following:
- a CDS encoding DUF4388 domain-containing protein yields the protein MELGVGGKIHGIGLSSFLQMVQMEKTSCTLKVSSHNNIGRLYLLDGNLIDAETNTKKELDAAYDIIGWEDSLIEIENHQKDRKKVINIPLMSLLMEGLRRKDEKKPEPENDSQEEKEPELEFDLDPNLTIDDYEDDDDFDLFDINKDTSIHAKDIGKEGETKKELYLIEKNLTKKNYWLVIEHAKKLGVIDNTLSKETKDLIEKAEAQRRDRFLLYYKKISTGQDPIVGTQLRKIANKIIDQLKNSDFKKARVILDSLDLPRSSIVKLAIQKIFRDSEDEQDLIDIISQECSKIVNSIEEIKNLRKLKEKDLSSLMNNIVTLMWEDVVKKHMIGSWATISHGCESMEDSEYNKVVEAAFEQLKNTDSKSIRQGLDGLGLQRASLLRMSLQRISRNSMDIKELKNTTKEEAGILSNSEELEALWKLKEKDKTPFISNIIYILWEEVTKRHMEKSWEILYN
- a CDS encoding DUF1566 domain-containing protein gives rise to the protein MDRDNFYILLELSIDPPENNPTVIVTAIKKKQSEWSRFRNHPTKALQAKQYIGLLPEIKKVMSDAELRAKEARDAKKILAEKEKGKVIELDKHLKITLSKGFITNEEIAQLAKIHSLPENDIRDRIEQKKQEKLLEMDKQLALKMSKGYITEDEIVRLAKLHIISEEEVRSRVTCPIEKTAKGISSKVKPLDKALEKGISENLRIIGKASLYDFLDMSPSSSIEILQRASKERESEILKVRSKDANITASGILAGHCIAIFKSEETKASYDITIASYHYTELNTVIDVAGMDGKIRSEYLSELIKTGLELGMDEEEAKDYIIDYAKQKGWEIISDIQDTKIGVNIQKILKIFFYIAFLLSFVGGLAYVGVSYYLNKKQMDAEYKNLILTVDKKPDLEVKQKLLQDYINSHEQSDYTINAKEKINQITKNIEDRDFKEYFEKAENDIKNNQYETAYKPLHEFSNKYPNSPYIAKIKTKIDEVAVLIDKRDFTIAKELTTIEPDIKIKSYFDYLTKHPNGKYKNEINQLIYNMNEEYYIFVKNKIEEYGKTEEWEKCIEISQNYIDIYVNNKRCIELFESQNIYYERLKYRKIFEGLVEKAEGFGTDYKSAKQVFTDYLQAYSKSPITEKINKHLEIIAANEELKRREQAKEKVRAAIKKSFENRFIENNDSILTDKKTGLMWYILDSSLELGKCINYKDAQAYIKSLNIGGYTDWRIPNINELKGVLNNNLELPVRNEKWYWTSNNFMRFADGWKYEVVDVLKKVENNWVREQFNSSECGAVQAVRP
- a CDS encoding Hsp70 family protein; this encodes MKTIYGIDLGTTYSSIAYVDDFGKAVIIPNAENQPVTPSVVFFDGDTVVVGDVAKESSKLYPEEVVSYIKRSMGDPNYIFEYNNKYYKPEEISSYIIKKVIIDAEQYLNEKITDIVITCPAYFGINERESTRMAGEIAGYNVRQIINEPTAAAIAYGTVESNERKVVLVYDLGGGTFDITLIEIQPDSIEVICTGGDHNLGGKDWDDRIVASFVQEFQRLTNTDEDILDDPDTCQDLQLSAEKSKKVLSQRDRTTVSVTHGGERVKVDLTREKFEEVTRDLLERTIAFTHDMLDEAKKKGYNTFDEIILVGGSTRMPQVPLRIKQEFGMDPKMFDPDGAVAKGAAIYGWKLSLNDGMIKKLAEKTSKKTNEIDLESVTATRVKEVAKEIASETGYTLAAVERANIKIKDVTSKSFGVVVRNPQNIDIIFNLILKNTSVPAECKKTFHTGVANQDTVLIRIMEDEISEQKIDIKNAVEIGTAILSLPPSLPADMPIDIYFKLNKEGRLQITAVEGTESRSVNAVIETTSVISGKELEEAKVRCQSIVIH
- the grpE gene encoding nucleotide exchange factor GrpE; the encoded protein is MSDIKEVTADDIEEKQDVTIPDDNSELSEDRSSSGRAAYEESFAVPYEELAQKNNEDIVIIMDKLDSLNDQFNTQINQVISEFNDKIKYDAHKDKIIDDLHKELQDYKNNLVKSHFKSTILDLIKIIDDIRKMISYYKDHEATPEESIKLLSFVESIPPDLENIISWLGVESFISEGNFDASKQRILKKIEIDDKLKDKTIAESLRPGYEWEGKVIRPEMVAVYQYKDKEI
- a CDS encoding transglutaminase domain-containing protein — protein: MKKIIFYIVLLCSLPIFTFAENYIVNGEQKSNINYEMTQKIIPAKQTKKISLSYVVPQSFDSPTFKQNIKKSDFIFSPEPSKKEEKIDRHGNKIIEVNFLSPNQTISASVKINIENKLILKPIESKATFPLDKLPDDIKLYLSSTEQVPSTNDEIHAKAEEITNGAKNQFDAVQKILTWVIDHMHYVLNPESYDAMYSLKNGKGNCQNYSHLAAALMRSVGIPAKIVNGVTLKEPYEIVLQDSKLTVKLAEGRHSWIEVYFPDYGWVPFDPQSTNFFVSNRFIRIETGLDNNETCQDGLLRWTQPKGSTEKPKFEEIIASNFFSDEVHLSAERMNYGPKGMLLSPKMEVAFEKIPIKPPVELPEIIPEQTLKELKYTSKYIFGNLDFPENFNFLLAQGSIKEGDEGSMEMKKNFMVETAEYVTTQGRQYAQVFVLKKPMLLEKIGLALHKFGGNGQLWVELIGDEKNKLSKYVATSDIIFVDDMKYAAGYSWVDFDFTQSKVLISPGKYWIIFNFTGQPIINWFFSYGKPVGPQDGTRIKTIFDSEWNNFLSYEFNYKISGLIPEK